From Bacillus sp. Bos-x628, the proteins below share one genomic window:
- the galU gene encoding UTP--glucose-1-phosphate uridylyltransferase GalU has protein sequence MTMKMKKAVIPAAGLGTRFLPATKAQPKEMLPIVDKPAIQYIVEEAVQSGIEDILIITGRNKRSIEDHFDRSIELEQNLLEKGKKEQLAEIKHIADMANIHYIRQKEPLGLGHAVLCASHFIGDEPFAVLLGDDVMVSEKPALSQLMEVYEQKKTEVIGVQQVDRLDVSKYGMIKTAKKEGDVFQVSDLVEKPSIHNAPSDLAVMGRYILNPTIFSVLEKIGRGAGNEIQLTDALKEIANQSPIYAKQLDGQRFDVGDKLGCFKAATEIGLMRHDMRPALLAYMQSILMREAKQA, from the coding sequence TGAAAATGAAAAAAGCCGTTATACCAGCAGCTGGGTTAGGAACACGCTTTTTACCAGCAACCAAAGCACAGCCAAAGGAAATGCTACCAATCGTGGACAAACCTGCCATTCAATACATTGTAGAAGAAGCTGTCCAATCAGGAATTGAAGATATCTTAATCATCACTGGCAGAAACAAACGATCCATTGAAGATCACTTCGACCGGTCCATTGAGCTAGAACAAAATCTGTTGGAAAAAGGAAAAAAAGAACAACTGGCTGAAATCAAACATATTGCGGATATGGCCAATATCCATTATATTCGTCAAAAGGAACCACTAGGTCTTGGACATGCTGTGTTATGTGCAAGCCATTTTATTGGTGATGAACCTTTTGCTGTTCTTTTGGGAGATGATGTCATGGTATCAGAGAAGCCCGCTCTCTCTCAGCTCATGGAAGTATATGAGCAGAAAAAAACAGAGGTCATCGGTGTTCAACAAGTTGATCGTCTAGATGTCAGCAAGTATGGTATGATAAAAACAGCTAAAAAAGAAGGCGATGTGTTTCAAGTATCAGACTTGGTTGAAAAACCATCCATTCATAATGCCCCTTCTGATTTAGCAGTCATGGGCCGATATATTTTAAACCCAACCATTTTTTCTGTTTTAGAAAAAATCGGCAGAGGGGCTGGCAATGAAATTCAGCTGACAGATGCACTTAAAGAGATTGCAAATCAGTCGCCCATTTATGCCAAACAATTAGATGGCCAAAGATTCGATGTTGGTGATAAGCTTGGCTGTTTTAAAGCAGCGACTGAGATTGGCTTAATGCGCCACGATATGCGGCCGGCATTGTTAGCATATATGCAAAGCATACTCATGCGAGAAGCAAAACAAGCATAG